The window CCCAAGAGTTGGATCGCGTCCAGCGCGCATTGGGTGGCCTTCTCGGCGGCATAGAGGATGGCGCCGGCGGCGTCCTCGCGCGTGGTCTCGCCGCGGTCGCAGGCCTTCGCCACCGCGTAAACATAGGCGCGCGAGGCATTCATCGTGGTGTACATGTCGGCGATCTTGCCCTGCACCAGCTGGAACGAGCCGATCGGCTCGCCGAACTGCTTGCGCCCGTGGACGTAGGGCAGCACGACGTCCATGCAGGCCTGCATGATGCCGATCGGTCCCGCCGCCAGCACCGCGCGCTCATAGTCGAGACCGGACATCAAGACGTTGACGCCGCGGCCGACCTCGGAGAGCACGTTCTCCTCCGGCACCTCGCAATCCTCGAACACCAACTCGCAGGTGTCGGAGCCGCGCATGCCGAGCTTGTCGAGCTTCTGCGCGGTGGAAAATCCCTTCATGCCCTTTTCGATGATGAAGGCGGTGATGCCGCGCGGGCCGGCATTGGCATCAGTCCTGGCATAGACCACCAGCGTCTCGGCGTGGGGACCGTTGGTGATCCACATCTTGTTGCCGTTGAGCACGAAGCGGTCGCCCTTCTTCTCGGCGCGGGTCTTCATCGAGACCACGTCGGAACCGGCGGAGGGCTCCGACATCGCCAGCGATCCGACATGCTCGCCGGAGATCAGCTTGGGCAGATATTTGCGCTTCTGCGCCTCGTTGCCGTTGCGGCGGATCTGGTTGACGCAGAGGTTGGAATGCGCCCCGTAAGCCAGCCCGATCGAAGCCGACGCGCGCGAGATCTCCTCGACCGCGATGCAGTGCTCGAGATAGCCGAGGCCCGATCCGCCGTACTCCTCCTCGACCGTGATGCCGTGCAGGCCGAGCGCGCCGATTTTCGGCCAGAGGTCGCGCGGAAAGGTGTTGGAGCGATCGATCTCGGCGGCGCGCGGCGCGATCTCGTTGGTCGAGAAATCATGCACCGTCTCGCGGATCGCATCCGCGGTCTCGCCAAGGTCGAAATTGAAGATTGCCGCCCGGTTCGAGGCCATGACCCCTCCCATGAGATTGCAATTAAACGATCATACGTTTTTTTCTTGGCTTCGCAAGCGACTGTGCTATGGTTTGCATGTGAAATCCGCAGTTCGTTGAATTTACTGGGATTTCATGCGATATACATACGGTCGTTTGCTTGTTTCCGGTACTCCCTGACAAGCCAACATCCCTCCGAGGCCCCGATGGCACGCACGATCGGCTCACATGGCCCCACGACGCTGGAGGCGATCCGCAAGGCCGGCGTGCGCCTGATCTTCGAGCGCGGCTACGAGGCAATGAGCCTGCGCCAGCTCGCCGCCGAGGTCGGGATCCAGGCCGGCTCACTCTACAACCATATCTCAACCAAGCAGGACCTGCTGTTCGATCTGGTGCAGGAGCATATCAACGATTTGCTGCGCGAGCTCGATCTCGCGCTGGAGGGCAAAGCCGATCCGGTCGAGCAGCTGCGCGCCTTCGTCGCCTTCCACGTCAGCTATCACATGACCCGCAAGCGCGAGGTCTTCATCGCCAATTCCGAGCTGCGCAGCCTCGATGCCAAGAACTACGACGTCGTGGTGGCGTTGCGCGGTGCCTATGAGCAGCGGCTGGCGCAGATTCTCACCGAGGGGGTCTCGGACGGCGTGTTCGAAGTTGGCGATATCCAGGTCGCGACCTTCGCCATCATCGCGCTGCTGACGGGTCTTTGCACCTGGTACCGCCCCGGCGGCCGGCTGACCCGCGATGCCATCATCGCGGCGCATGAGAAGCTGGTGCTGTCGGGCGTCGCACCGCAGGCCGCGCTCGGTCGGGTCGGCAGCGGCAGCAAGAGCCCGCGGACTGCGGTAGCGGGCTCGTGACTGTGACAGAGCGCCCACAGCTCGATGACATCGATTTGCGGATCCTGTCCGAATTGCAGCGGGACGGCCGGATCA of the Bradyrhizobium quebecense genome contains:
- a CDS encoding isovaleryl-CoA dehydrogenase — encoded protein: MASNRAAIFNFDLGETADAIRETVHDFSTNEIAPRAAEIDRSNTFPRDLWPKIGALGLHGITVEEEYGGSGLGYLEHCIAVEEISRASASIGLAYGAHSNLCVNQIRRNGNEAQKRKYLPKLISGEHVGSLAMSEPSAGSDVVSMKTRAEKKGDRFVLNGNKMWITNGPHAETLVVYARTDANAGPRGITAFIIEKGMKGFSTAQKLDKLGMRGSDTCELVFEDCEVPEENVLSEVGRGVNVLMSGLDYERAVLAAGPIGIMQACMDVVLPYVHGRKQFGEPIGSFQLVQGKIADMYTTMNASRAYVYAVAKACDRGETTREDAAGAILYAAEKATQCALDAIQLLGGNGYINDYPTGRLLRDAKLYEIGAGTSEIRRMLIGRELFAKTA
- a CDS encoding TetR/AcrR family transcriptional regulator, with protein sequence MARTIGSHGPTTLEAIRKAGVRLIFERGYEAMSLRQLAAEVGIQAGSLYNHISTKQDLLFDLVQEHINDLLRELDLALEGKADPVEQLRAFVAFHVSYHMTRKREVFIANSELRSLDAKNYDVVVALRGAYEQRLAQILTEGVSDGVFEVGDIQVATFAIIALLTGLCTWYRPGGRLTRDAIIAAHEKLVLSGVAPQAALGRVGSGSKSPRTAVAGS